The DNA sequence AATCGGGAAGCCGGTTGCTAAATGTTCTGCACCAAATTCTTCAATAATTTCCGTACCCGAAGCGGGTTTGTTTCCTAAAAATCCATTTAAATTATTTTCATCAAGAAATTTTTGCATTATAGATTTTGGAAATCCATTTGGATATGTTGGAAAATCGAAATCAATATTTAATCCGCCTATTTCCCAATGCCCTGTTGTGGAATCTTTTCCGGTGGAAACTTCATTCATTTTACCGTATGATGCAATTGGATTTTCAATTGAAGGGTAATTGTAAATTGAAGCAATATTTGCCAATCCCATTTTTTGCAAATTAGGAAGTTTTAATCCGCCAACAAATTTGGAAATATTTCCAAGTGTATTACTTCCTTTATCACCAAACTTTTCTGCATCTGGTAATTCTCCAATTCCAACACCGTCTAAAATTACCAATAAAAAATTTTTCAATTCTATTCCGTTCAGTTTATACTTTTTACGGTATTCCCGCCTTTTTGAATTGCTTTGTTTAATGCAAGTTCAGCATTTTTTAATATTTCTTCAACTTCGGTTTTTTTATGTGCTGCAGCAACACCAATTGAAACCGTAAAAGTAGTTTGTTTGGATACTACGGATATTGGCTTTCGCGCAATTTTAATTCTTAATTTTTCAGCCCAGAGAAAAACATCTTTCGTTGTTGCATTAAAGAAAAATACGCCAAATAATTTTTCATTTAATCTGCCGACTAAATTTAATGGACTAATTTCGGATCTTATTGCTTCATTTATTGATGCTAAAACTTTAGGAAAAGGATCCGTTTCAAAAAGAGAACGTTCTTCTAAAAATTCATCAATCTGTATTAAAGCCAATGAACTTGGGGCATCAAACTCTCTTGCTTTAATTAAATCGGATTCTATATGTTTCAAAAAAGAATCATAAGTTAATGATCTTGTTTCAACATCCACACTTAATAATTTTTTAAGAATTGTATGTGTTGAATAAGTATAAACAAAAAAAGAAAATATTTTTACAGCATTTCTCATAAACTTGATATCAGAATTTGAATAAATCTTTTTCTTCAAGCTTTCAAAACATAATACTCCAAAATTTTGATTATCATAAACTAATGGCAATGCTAAGAATGAACCGCCCAAACCTACATCTTCATTTTTTATAAATCTTGTAAATTGATTAGTTGCCGTATCCTCAATATTTACGGGCATTCCGCTTAATACGGCTTTACCGACTAACGTTCCCTCAAGTTCAATTTCTAAATTTTCGCCAATATATTTGAGTGATGTTTTATTATCAACTTTCGTAATAATAAATTTTTGTTTCGTTGGTTCAAAATAAACAAAGCTGAATGCATCATAATGAAGTAAATTTTTAATTGTAGTATCAATTGTTTCAATTATGTCTTTATCGTTATCAAATTTCTTTTCAGTTTTAAGAATACTTAAAAGTGTTTCCAACCTATTTTCCGCAGTTGATCCGGAAAATTTTTCATCAAACAGCGAAATTATAATTGCAATAATTCTAACAAATCTTCCCAAGGAATAAACGGTTTCAATTCCAAATGCATCCGGAGCCTTTGAATCAACAACCAAAACACCGGTTAAAGTTTTGGCAAAAAACAAAGGAACACCAACCAAACTTTTAATTCCCTGTGCATTATCATAATATCTTATTACATCCATTTCAGCATTTGTAGAAATTTCTGTTAGATGAACTGGTTCTTCGTTGTGAACAATTTTGCTAATTATATCATCTTCAAGCGGAAAATTTTTCTTTGTTATTGCTTCAGGAGAATTGCTAAAATATTTCTGAAGCGTTAGTTCCTGCCGTGTTTCATTATACCAAAAGAAAATTACGGTATTTGCTAAATAAGCATCCTTAATTACATTAAGAATTTTTTCCAACACAAATAAAAATTGCTCATCACTATTTATATCAGCCGGAAGTTCTTCGGTAATTATTTTTCCGAATTGCTCTTTTAGTTCATCCGGACTAACTAAATGTTTTAATCCGGTATTTAAAACCGGTTTATAATTATGCTCAGTAATTATTGAATTTGAAGATTTTTTGCTGATGATTTTTACATCTTCACCAAGATCAGTATCATATGAAGGATTTTGGTATTCTTCTTCGTCATCATTGTGTGAAGAGCTGTCATCATCAGAAAGTATATCGCGCATTCTAACTGAATCTCGAAGAAAAATTATGAAAGCAACATAAATAACAAGTATTCCCGCAGAAATAGATTTTATTATGATATCCTCAGATAATATGGGAATAATTGCCAAAAGCGGAATGATTGAAAAAATTAGTATTCTTTTCTTATTTCTTGAACTAAACATTGGATTAAATTTAGTTAAAAGTCAAAATTAATTTAATTTTTTTTATTCAATAATAATAATAAAAGTTTTGATAAATAGCATTAAAGGAATAATTTAGATAATCTTATTTCAACTTCTTTCTTACCTATTTTTTTCAATGATGAATATAAAAAGAGATTGTCTCCCAAATTTAGTTCCGGGAAAATATCTTTTGTTATTTTAATTGATTTTGACTTTTCAGCTTGAGAAAGTTTATCAACTTTTGAAAGTAAAACAACGTAAGGAATTTCACTTTCGTTTAGCAATCTATTTAATAAAATATCCAAATCGGTTGGTTTATGTCTGCTATCAATTAAATGAAATGCCAAAGAAATATTTTTACTTCTTGTCAAATATTCATGAATTAATTTCTGCCATTTAACTTTTTCCGATACCGAAATTTTTGCATATCCGTAACCGGGCAAATCAACAAAGTGAAATTTATTCTCTGTTAAATAGTAATTTACTGATCTTGTTTTTCCGGGAGTTGAACTTGTTTTTGCAACATTTTTTTGTTTTGATAAAGAATTAATAAATGTGGATTTCCCAACATTTGAACGACCGCATAAAACCACTTCCGGAATTGGTTCATTTGGCAAATTTTTAATTTCAAAAATTGATTTGGTAAATTTTATATCAAGCATAAATAAAAAGAGCAGCTTGAAGCTGCTCAACTAAATTAAAGCTTTATTAAAAATTATTTGGCTTTTCCGCCGATTAATTCATCTTGCAATTTTTTTAATTCATCCCATCTTCCATCGGCAGCTAGTTGAGATTGTGTCGGCCATGTTTCAGGATCATGTGATTTAAATTTACTTCCAGCATCATATAATATTTCTCTAAGTTTTACAACTTCTGTTTCTGCAAGTTTAGCAAAAGTTGTAATTCCAGCATCAACAAGCAATTCAGATATTTTTGGTCCAATTCCTTCAATTTTAGTTAAATCATCAGCATCACTTGATTTTTCCTCAACTTTATCTTCAATTACTTCTTCTGTAACTTTTTCAATATTTGCAGGAACTTGTTTTGTTTCTACCTTTGTTTTTGCTTTTGGTTCAGCTTTCTTTTTACTTGTTTTTGATTTATTTGAATTAATATCATTATAATCTACTAATTCAATAATTGCCATTTCGGCTGCATCACCTAATCTATTTCCCAATTTAACAATTCTTGTATAACCGCCGGGTCTATCACCAATTTTTTTAACTACTTCAGTGAATAACTCTTTAATTATATCTTTATCATTTATATGACGTG is a window from the Ignavibacteriota bacterium genome containing:
- a CDS encoding GAF domain-containing protein codes for the protein MFSSRNKKRILIFSIIPLLAIIPILSEDIIIKSISAGILVIYVAFIIFLRDSVRMRDILSDDDSSSHNDDEEEYQNPSYDTDLGEDVKIISKKSSNSIITEHNYKPVLNTGLKHLVSPDELKEQFGKIITEELPADINSDEQFLFVLEKILNVIKDAYLANTVIFFWYNETRQELTLQKYFSNSPEAITKKNFPLEDDIISKIVHNEEPVHLTEISTNAEMDVIRYYDNAQGIKSLVGVPLFFAKTLTGVLVVDSKAPDAFGIETVYSLGRFVRIIAIIISLFDEKFSGSTAENRLETLLSILKTEKKFDNDKDIIETIDTTIKNLLHYDAFSFVYFEPTKQKFIITKVDNKTSLKYIGENLEIELEGTLVGKAVLSGMPVNIEDTATNQFTRFIKNEDVGLGGSFLALPLVYDNQNFGVLCFESLKKKIYSNSDIKFMRNAVKIFSFFVYTYSTHTILKKLLSVDVETRSLTYDSFLKHIESDLIKAREFDAPSSLALIQIDEFLEERSLFETDPFPKVLASINEAIRSEISPLNLVGRLNEKLFGVFFFNATTKDVFLWAEKLRIKIARKPISVVSKQTTFTVSIGVAAAHKKTEVEEILKNAELALNKAIQKGGNTVKSIN
- a CDS encoding YihA family ribosome biogenesis GTP-binding protein, which gives rise to MLDIKFTKSIFEIKNLPNEPIPEVVLCGRSNVGKSTFINSLSKQKNVAKTSSTPGKTRSVNYYLTENKFHFVDLPGYGYAKISVSEKVKWQKLIHEYLTRSKNISLAFHLIDSRHKPTDLDILLNRLLNESEIPYVVLLSKVDKLSQAEKSKSIKITKDIFPELNLGDNLFLYSSLKKIGKKEVEIRLSKLFL
- the rplQ gene encoding 50S ribosomal protein L17; this encodes MRHRVKGRKLGRTASHRTATLRSLATALIKHKKITTTVAKAKQMRLFVEPLITKAKDDSVHARRLVARHINDKDIIKELFTEVVKKIGDRPGGYTRIVKLGNRLGDAAEMAIIELVDYNDINSNKSKTSKKKAEPKAKTKVETKQVPANIEKVTEEVIEDKVEEKSSDADDLTKIEGIGPKISELLVDAGITTFAKLAETEVVKLREILYDAGSKFKSHDPETWPTQSQLAADGRWDELKKLQDELIGGKAK